In Candidatus Roseilinea sp., one DNA window encodes the following:
- a CDS encoding ABC transporter substrate-binding protein: MRPRLTQQALSPAHSKWMMRIIACVAVMLAAALPVQASGHTGNPPASLPSADPPPTIIEVAASSFGLPLADDAIARQYPKPSVLLRQGDRVRFRVVVPESGDYTISFDAAGAPLKMNTPEGALRINDALLLSDLRRISFPVFYQNSANAFPKDRYGNDALIRQERRVQWERVAARDIHFSQPYPLRIPLSAGEHRFEFTLTKGTLYLGSITLARFAPYPAYREYLAAQSAPDARGVLLTLEAEYPSYKNDTAARPISSRSLKVTPYDTYRLLLNALGGESWQKSGSAVYYAFDVPADGLYAITFHALQNTRNNFTVFRRITVNGETPFAELNAVPFPYTPDWTHVTLGGETPYKLFLRRGQNVLGIEATNAPYLPAIQTIQKALLDINALALEIKKLTGNQVDPFKEWVISDYIPDIRERLDVIRRNLIADKQILLDANQGRPSPEVLTYQMAIDNLAFLLQDPDKIPVHMGRFSEGPGSAAQLLGSLLPLLQNQPLALDKIIIHAPDMRPPPADAPLHFALFEDVKRFLRSFQPDPYQSIGAQADELEVWVNRPRQYVDLLQLMADESFTPHTGIRVKFSLMPDESKLVLANAAGIQPDVALGVSTHIPYELAIRNALYDLRSFEDFDAFIRIYTPGALLSYIINDSVYAIPETQDFWVTYYRKDILDSLGLPVPRTWNEVIEVLPVLQRYGMNYNAPLSGGSGLRGYLVTAPYLFNHGAKLYADEGFASSLQTEEAIAAVKFMAESFTIYGMPLTTASFYESFRYGTIPIGVSNFETYIKLMTAAPELEGLWAIDLYPATVLADGTQNRYATGSAQASLMFANTDKPREGWAFLKWWMSTETQVEFQERLILNYGREYLWNSANLQAFAELPIPQEHKSVILEQWQWLQEPIRLPGSYMQERELSNVWNRIVFEGANPRVAIDNAVITINREIARKMEEFGYLKDGQRVKQFKIPTIETVKGWMDRANRSATN; the protein is encoded by the coding sequence ATGCGCCCAAGACTCACGCAGCAGGCGCTATCGCCGGCCCACAGCAAGTGGATGATGCGCATCATCGCTTGCGTAGCAGTGATGCTGGCTGCTGCGCTGCCGGTGCAGGCGTCGGGGCACACCGGCAACCCACCGGCTTCGCTGCCATCGGCCGACCCACCACCAACTATCATTGAGGTCGCTGCCAGTAGCTTTGGATTGCCCCTGGCCGATGATGCCATTGCCCGCCAATACCCCAAGCCCAGCGTGCTGCTGCGACAAGGCGACCGGGTGCGCTTTCGCGTCGTCGTGCCGGAGTCCGGCGACTACACGATCAGCTTCGATGCGGCCGGCGCGCCGCTGAAGATGAACACGCCGGAAGGTGCGCTGCGGATCAATGACGCCCTCCTGCTCAGCGATCTGCGGCGGATCAGCTTTCCGGTCTTCTACCAGAATAGCGCCAACGCCTTCCCCAAGGACCGCTACGGCAACGACGCGCTCATCCGCCAAGAGCGGCGCGTGCAATGGGAACGCGTCGCGGCGCGCGACATCCACTTCAGCCAACCCTACCCACTGCGAATACCGTTGTCGGCGGGCGAGCATCGCTTCGAGTTCACGCTCACGAAGGGCACACTGTACCTGGGCAGCATCACCCTCGCGCGCTTTGCGCCCTACCCCGCCTACCGCGAGTATCTGGCCGCGCAATCGGCGCCGGACGCCCGCGGCGTGCTCCTCACGCTGGAGGCCGAGTATCCCAGCTACAAGAACGACACCGCCGCCCGGCCGATCAGCAGTCGCAGCCTGAAGGTTACTCCTTACGATACCTATCGCCTGCTGCTGAATGCGCTGGGCGGCGAAAGTTGGCAAAAAAGCGGCAGCGCAGTGTACTATGCGTTCGACGTGCCGGCAGATGGCTTGTATGCCATCACCTTTCACGCGCTGCAAAATACGCGCAACAACTTCACCGTCTTCCGGCGCATCACGGTGAACGGCGAAACACCCTTCGCCGAGCTGAACGCCGTGCCGTTCCCTTACACGCCGGATTGGACGCACGTCACATTGGGCGGCGAGACACCCTACAAGCTCTTCCTGCGCCGTGGGCAAAATGTGCTCGGCATCGAGGCGACCAACGCGCCTTACCTGCCGGCGATCCAAACGATCCAGAAAGCGCTGCTCGACATCAACGCACTGGCGCTAGAGATCAAAAAGCTGACCGGCAATCAGGTGGACCCGTTCAAGGAGTGGGTGATCTCCGATTACATCCCCGACATCCGCGAGCGCTTGGACGTCATTCGCCGCAACCTGATCGCCGACAAACAGATCTTGCTCGACGCCAATCAAGGTCGCCCTTCGCCGGAGGTGTTGACCTACCAGATGGCGATTGATAACCTGGCGTTTCTGCTGCAAGACCCGGACAAAATTCCGGTGCATATGGGGCGCTTCTCCGAAGGACCGGGCTCGGCGGCGCAGTTACTGGGCTCGCTCCTGCCGCTGTTACAGAACCAGCCGCTGGCGCTGGACAAGATCATCATCCACGCGCCGGATATGCGCCCGCCGCCGGCGGATGCGCCGCTGCACTTCGCACTGTTCGAAGACGTGAAGCGCTTCTTGCGCTCCTTCCAGCCCGACCCATATCAATCCATCGGCGCGCAGGCCGACGAGCTGGAGGTGTGGGTCAATCGGCCCCGGCAATACGTGGACTTGCTGCAGCTCATGGCCGACGAGTCGTTCACACCACACACCGGCATTCGGGTGAAATTCTCACTCATGCCGGATGAGTCGAAGCTGGTGCTGGCCAACGCCGCCGGCATTCAGCCCGACGTGGCGTTGGGCGTTAGCACGCACATCCCCTACGAGTTGGCCATCCGCAACGCGCTCTACGACCTGCGCTCGTTCGAGGACTTCGATGCTTTCATCCGCATCTACACGCCGGGCGCGCTGCTGAGCTACATCATCAACGACTCGGTCTATGCCATTCCAGAGACGCAGGACTTCTGGGTGACGTACTACCGCAAAGACATTCTCGATTCGCTGGGTCTGCCTGTGCCGCGCACGTGGAACGAAGTCATCGAGGTTCTGCCGGTGCTGCAGCGCTATGGCATGAACTACAACGCGCCCCTCTCCGGCGGATCTGGGTTGCGAGGCTATCTGGTCACCGCGCCGTATCTGTTCAACCACGGAGCCAAGCTCTACGCCGATGAGGGTTTCGCCTCCAGCCTGCAAACGGAAGAGGCGATCGCCGCCGTCAAATTCATGGCCGAGAGCTTCACCATCTACGGCATGCCGCTGACCACGGCCAGCTTCTACGAGAGCTTCCGTTACGGCACGATTCCGATCGGGGTGTCCAACTTCGAGACATACATCAAGTTGATGACCGCTGCGCCGGAGCTGGAGGGGCTGTGGGCGATTGACCTGTACCCGGCCACGGTGCTGGCCGATGGGACGCAGAACCGCTACGCGACCGGATCAGCACAGGCGAGCCTGATGTTCGCCAACACCGACAAGCCGCGCGAGGGCTGGGCGTTTTTGAAATGGTGGATGTCCACCGAGACGCAAGTGGAGTTTCAAGAACGGCTGATCTTGAACTACGGCCGCGAGTATTTGTGGAACTCGGCCAACCTGCAAGCGTTCGCCGAATTGCCCATCCCGCAGGAGCACAAGTCGGTCATTCTGGAGCAGTGGCAGTGGCTGCAAGAGCCGATCCGGCTGCCCGGCAGCTACATGCAGGAGCGCGAGCTAAGCAACGTGTGGAACCGCATCGTCTTTGAAGGCGCGAACCCGCGCGTGGCGATTGACAACGCCGTGATCACCATCAACCGGGAGATCGCGCGCAAGATGGAAGAGTTCGGCTACTTGAAAGACGGCCAACGAGTGAAGCAATTCAAGATTCCGACCATCGAGACGGTCAAGGGGTGGATGGACCGTGCAAATCGAAGCGCGACCAATTAG
- a CDS encoding ABC transporter permease, which produces MQIEARPIRAEPIPIQRRQAGLQRWLNREGSAYAFVAMYAVLFFTFIVVPVAAAIGLSFTFFDAVQPPRFIGLRNYITLLTQDDTFMRYVLPNTIQFAVIVGPGGYALAFFLAWVLAQLPRLPRTFFALILYSPAMTSAVAMAVVWKTLFSGDQTGYLNSFLLGLGLIQEPIQWLQSPQYLMTIMIVVTLWSSMGIGFLAMLAGILETNPDLYEAASIDGVSNRLQEIFYITIPSMKPQMLFGAVMAIVGTFQAGAIGMTLSGSNPTPQYAGQLIVNHIEDYGFLRYEMGYAAAVSVVLLLMVLFFTRLANRLFASEG; this is translated from the coding sequence GTGCAAATCGAAGCGCGACCAATTAGGGCTGAGCCGATTCCGATACAACGCCGCCAAGCCGGGCTCCAACGATGGCTGAATCGCGAAGGCAGCGCCTACGCCTTCGTCGCGATGTACGCTGTGCTGTTCTTCACGTTCATCGTGGTGCCGGTGGCTGCGGCCATCGGCTTGTCGTTCACGTTCTTTGACGCCGTTCAACCACCGCGTTTCATCGGCCTGCGCAACTACATCACGCTGCTTACCCAGGACGACACGTTCATGCGCTACGTGTTGCCCAACACCATCCAGTTCGCCGTGATCGTCGGGCCGGGCGGCTATGCGTTGGCGTTCTTCCTGGCGTGGGTGCTGGCGCAACTCCCGCGGCTGCCGCGCACGTTCTTTGCGCTCATCCTGTACTCGCCGGCCATGACCTCGGCAGTGGCAATGGCGGTGGTGTGGAAGACGTTGTTCAGCGGCGACCAAACCGGCTATCTGAACAGCTTCTTGCTCGGCCTCGGGCTGATCCAGGAGCCAATCCAGTGGCTGCAATCGCCGCAGTACCTGATGACGATCATGATCGTGGTGACACTGTGGAGCAGCATGGGCATCGGCTTCTTGGCCATGTTGGCCGGCATCCTGGAGACCAACCCGGACCTATACGAGGCGGCCAGCATTGATGGCGTGAGCAACCGCCTGCAGGAGATCTTTTACATCACCATCCCTTCGATGAAGCCACAGATGTTGTTCGGTGCGGTGATGGCGATCGTGGGCACGTTTCAGGCCGGAGCCATCGGCATGACGCTTTCGGGCAGCAACCCCACGCCGCAATATGCCGGCCAGTTGATCGTCAACCACATCGAGGATTACGGCTTCTTGCGCTACGAGATGGGCTACGCCGCTGCGGTGTCGGTGGTGTTGCTGCTGATGGTGCTGTTCTTCACGCGGCTGGCCAACCGGCTGTTTGCAAGCGAGGGCTGA
- a CDS encoding ABC transporter permease, whose amino-acid sequence MRVTQKRHWLRRYTGVYNRGINPRGFHVSQIKFYVLLLPLTVVMLLPIAFIFSNAFKPPDELFAYPPRFFVINPTLKNFTDLFSMMSNSGVPISRYLFNSILVTLVTIAASIFVSSTAAFALSKKRFKLKQTLFAINTVALMFVPIAVTIPRFLVIERLNLLDTFLVHILPVLAMPVGLFLIKQFIDGIPDETIEAAQIDGASDLRIYWQIVLPMIRPAIATIAILTFQAAWNNAETSTLYVNNESLKTFAFYLSTLTATTATGANVVAGQGIAAAAALIMFLPNLIMFLILQSQVMSTMSHSGLK is encoded by the coding sequence ATGCGCGTGACGCAGAAACGCCACTGGCTTCGCCGATATACCGGTGTGTATAACCGCGGCATCAACCCGCGCGGTTTTCACGTCAGCCAGATCAAGTTCTACGTCCTGCTGCTGCCGCTGACCGTGGTGATGCTGCTGCCCATCGCGTTCATCTTCTCGAACGCCTTCAAGCCGCCCGACGAGCTGTTTGCCTACCCGCCGCGCTTCTTCGTGATCAACCCTACGCTGAAGAACTTCACCGACCTGTTCTCGATGATGTCGAACTCGGGCGTGCCGATCAGCCGCTATCTCTTCAACAGTATTCTCGTCACGCTGGTCACCATCGCGGCGTCCATCTTCGTCTCCAGCACGGCGGCCTTCGCCCTGTCCAAGAAGCGCTTCAAGCTCAAGCAAACGCTGTTCGCCATCAACACCGTGGCGCTGATGTTCGTGCCGATCGCCGTGACCATCCCGCGCTTCTTGGTAATCGAACGGCTGAACCTGCTGGACACCTTCCTGGTGCACATCCTGCCGGTGTTGGCCATGCCGGTCGGGCTGTTCCTGATCAAGCAGTTCATTGACGGCATCCCCGACGAGACGATCGAAGCGGCGCAAATTGACGGCGCATCCGACCTGCGCATCTACTGGCAGATCGTGCTGCCCATGATCCGGCCGGCCATCGCCACCATCGCCATCCTCACCTTTCAAGCAGCTTGGAACAACGCCGAGACCTCGACGCTATACGTCAACAACGAGAGCCTGAAGACGTTCGCCTTTTATCTGAGCACGCTCACTGCCACCACGGCGACCGGCGCGAATGTAGTGGCCGGTCAGGGCATCGCCGCAGCCGCCGCGCTGATCATGTTCCTGCCGAACTTGATCATGTTCCTCATCCTGCAAAGCCAGGTGATGAGCACTATGTCGCATTCGGGGTTGAAATGA
- a CDS encoding ABC transporter permease, whose translation MNRHPSSASRLSLRAREALHGYGFALPWLVGFALFTLLPLVETLRYSLHRVTVTVTGIRLDFVEWANYTRALFTDPAFVELLIGYAVETLIAVPIVLIFSMIIALFLNVNFKLKGVFRTIFFLPVVITSGPVIRELAEQGATSAPGIANVPAVADFLAQLPSALRNPLEYVLTSFILILWFSGVQILIYLASLQKIDRSIYEAAAIDGASAWETYWKITLPSLATATLVNAVYTIITLSHFSENRVIKYIYNQTYAVQGGIGYASAMAFVYFAAMAALLVIVYLFLMLWARRGSR comes from the coding sequence ATGAACCGTCACCCATCATCCGCCAGCCGGCTCAGCCTGCGCGCGCGCGAGGCGCTGCACGGCTACGGATTCGCTCTGCCGTGGCTGGTCGGCTTCGCCTTGTTCACCCTACTGCCGCTGGTTGAGACTTTGCGCTACAGCCTGCACCGCGTGACCGTCACCGTGACCGGCATCCGGCTGGACTTCGTCGAGTGGGCAAACTACACCCGCGCGCTATTCACCGACCCCGCCTTCGTCGAGCTGTTGATCGGTTACGCCGTCGAGACGCTGATTGCCGTGCCGATCGTGCTGATCTTCTCGATGATCATCGCGCTGTTCCTCAACGTGAACTTCAAGTTGAAAGGCGTGTTCCGCACGATCTTCTTCCTGCCGGTCGTCATCACCAGCGGGCCGGTGATTCGCGAGTTGGCGGAGCAAGGCGCAACGTCGGCGCCTGGCATCGCCAATGTGCCAGCCGTGGCCGACTTCCTGGCGCAGTTGCCATCGGCGCTGCGCAATCCGCTGGAGTACGTGCTGACGTCGTTCATCCTCATCCTGTGGTTCTCCGGCGTGCAAATCCTGATCTACCTGGCCAGCCTGCAGAAGATTGACCGGAGCATCTACGAGGCGGCGGCGATTGATGGGGCTTCGGCATGGGAGACCTACTGGAAGATCACCCTGCCGTCGCTCGCCACGGCGACACTGGTCAACGCGGTCTACACCATCATCACGCTCTCGCACTTCTCCGAAAACCGCGTCATCAAATACATCTACAACCAGACCTACGCCGTGCAGGGCGGCATCGGCTACGCCAGCGCGATGGCGTTCGTCTATTTCGCGGCGATGGCAGCGCTGCTGGTGATCGTCTATCTGTTCCTGATGTTGTGGGCGAGACGGGGATCGCGATGA
- a CDS encoding ABC transporter permease, whose protein sequence is MTDARTIRLDSRRWLHLVDRARAFLFGSRSRRGIVLSLTLYALLIAIGFVYLYPLLFMFVTSIKSPSDLLNPMVQWVPNEIYIGNYVKAFRVLNYPASLANSIFASVAPSLLQTATASLIGYGLARYRFPGRRIIMLLILATFIIPPQNTVIPQMLTYRNLGLLGNPLALILPASLGQGLKSAIFILIFYQTFLSLPKVLEEAARLDGASDLRIFLSIAMPSALPAYIIAFIFSVVWYWNETFLMVVFLEGGVQTLPLQLSKFAQAYENLYPPGTVNIFDRLNEAVKMSGTFLNILPLLVLYFVLQKWFVESIERTGIAGE, encoded by the coding sequence ATGACGGACGCACGCACGATTCGACTCGACAGCCGGCGCTGGCTACATCTCGTTGACCGCGCGCGTGCCTTCTTGTTCGGCAGCCGTTCGCGGCGCGGCATCGTGTTGAGCCTCACCCTATACGCCCTGCTGATCGCCATCGGCTTCGTCTACCTTTATCCCCTGCTGTTCATGTTCGTCACCAGCATCAAGAGCCCCTCCGATTTGCTCAACCCGATGGTGCAGTGGGTGCCGAACGAGATCTACATCGGGAACTACGTCAAGGCCTTTCGCGTGCTGAACTATCCGGCCTCGCTCGCCAACTCGATCTTCGCGAGCGTCGCGCCGTCGTTGTTGCAGACGGCGACCGCGTCACTGATCGGCTATGGGCTGGCGCGCTATCGCTTCCCGGGCCGGCGGATTATCATGCTGCTGATTTTGGCCACCTTCATCATCCCGCCGCAGAACACGGTCATCCCGCAGATGCTGACCTACCGCAACCTGGGGCTGCTGGGCAACCCACTTGCGCTGATCTTGCCGGCCAGTCTCGGCCAAGGCCTGAAGAGCGCAATCTTCATCCTGATCTTCTACCAGACTTTCCTCTCGCTGCCCAAAGTGTTGGAGGAAGCAGCGCGGCTGGATGGCGCATCAGACCTGCGCATCTTCCTCAGCATCGCCATGCCGTCGGCGCTGCCGGCCTACATCATTGCGTTCATCTTCTCGGTCGTGTGGTACTGGAACGAGACGTTCCTGATGGTCGTCTTTTTGGAAGGCGGGGTGCAAACGCTGCCGCTGCAGCTCTCCAAGTTCGCCCAGGCCTACGAGAACTTGTATCCGCCCGGCACCGTGAACATCTTCGACCGGCTGAACGAGGCGGTCAAGATGAGCGGCACGTTCCTCAACATCCTGCCGCTGCTGGTGCTGTATTTTGTGTTGCAAAAGTGGTTCGTCGAATCCATCGAAAGGACGGGCATCGCCGGTGAGTAG
- a CDS encoding LacI family transcriptional regulator, which translates to MTTIRDVAKRAQVSVATASYALNGVGAISDATRERVLRAAKELNYHPNAFARHLKHAKTRTIGVFITRFGGSFYESILEGIHDVILNTDYELIVCPDSRSERRILMYRQVDGAIVFDSKVSSETILRLASQRFPIVVMDRLLQNDFVLPVLQDNPTGVREAFYHLYDQGMRKIHFVAGSQIAFDNAERLQTFLDEAHRCGLHTPVHPGNFTEESGYQAAQAIIHSGDLPEAVFCANDQMAIGFLRAMKEHGLHAPDDIAVVGFDDIPLSRHIQPSLSTVSVSRFDWGAAATRHLIGFLEHEPACEPRRIPTHFVARESSDRHGRPHRSRDLQVAQAPQA; encoded by the coding sequence ATGACCACAATTCGAGACGTCGCCAAACGCGCTCAAGTAAGCGTCGCAACAGCCTCCTATGCTCTGAACGGCGTCGGAGCGATCAGCGACGCCACCCGCGAACGCGTGCTCCGCGCTGCGAAAGAGCTGAACTATCATCCGAATGCCTTCGCCCGCCATCTGAAGCACGCCAAGACGCGCACCATCGGCGTATTCATCACCCGCTTCGGCGGCTCGTTCTACGAGTCCATTCTAGAAGGCATCCACGACGTGATTCTGAACACGGATTACGAACTCATCGTCTGTCCCGACAGTCGGTCGGAGCGGCGCATCCTGATGTATCGCCAGGTAGACGGCGCAATCGTGTTCGACTCCAAGGTCTCCAGCGAGACGATCCTGCGACTGGCGTCGCAGCGCTTCCCGATCGTGGTGATGGATCGCCTGTTGCAGAACGACTTTGTGCTGCCGGTGTTGCAGGACAACCCAACCGGCGTCCGCGAAGCTTTCTATCACCTCTACGACCAGGGCATGCGCAAGATTCACTTCGTCGCCGGCTCGCAGATCGCGTTCGACAACGCCGAACGTCTGCAGACGTTCTTGGACGAAGCGCACCGGTGCGGCCTGCACACGCCGGTGCACCCGGGCAACTTCACGGAAGAGTCCGGATACCAGGCCGCGCAGGCCATCATCCATTCCGGCGACCTACCCGAGGCCGTCTTCTGCGCCAACGACCAGATGGCTATCGGCTTCCTGCGCGCGATGAAGGAACACGGCCTGCACGCGCCGGACGACATTGCCGTGGTGGGCTTCGACGACATTCCGCTCAGCCGCCACATCCAGCCGTCGCTCTCCACGGTCAGCGTGTCGCGATTCGACTGGGGCGCAGCGGCCACCCGGCATTTGATCGGCTTTCTGGAACACGAGCCAGCCTGCGAACCGCGCCGCATCCCCACACATTTCGTCGCGCGCGAGTCGTCGGATCGGCATGGTCGCCCTCACCGTAGCCGCGACCTTCAGGTCGCGCAGGCGCCGCAGGCGTGA
- a CDS encoding glycoside hydrolase: MQRFRVANGLFWLNDEPLFLQAGELHYFRTPPEAWAHRLGLLLAAGFNAVATYIPWLWHEPEEGMFDFDGATHPQRDLAGFLDLAARMGLYIIARPGPYIMAETINEGIPPWVFARYPQVMLTDQHGQTHAIASYLHPDFRACAEQWYRAVFGVLAPRQITRGGRIVLVQLDNEMGMLHWVKNLKDINPDTLDRFAAHLRTTYGERLAARYPTHDLTGFLRTQLTQPTPPYAARVMDDYRRFHRNYLRDYAVSLRDVATACGLEVPPVINIHGFGNCGKTFPIGLSQLAEAMRIEGMLSATDVYPLHIGEDNIHHILLVNAMTVALQNPDQPLFSIEFQAGGNQDFGGAQASFYDLHSRLSIACGMRATNHYLFFDGENPPEISPTRRHDWGHPVRKDGTTRRHYARYPRLSRTLAAYGQALVRSRPRTVTTVGFSLDHFMTEVNNTLTQPETDALTHQREVILFDFIARGLALTHRPFDAIELSRAELDPSRMPTLWAMIERRCDANVQEALLDYVRRGGRLILVGRMCVETNDGQPCTQLKDALGITEIKGGEPFRPGVICAFDYADVPASFIETYTGAFDEVFATHEGNTTGFVQSLGEGRVMMLGAALAANTLDDLDIVHRMANRMGCAPLFTLSDWADVHLSESADGAFLFVQNYQDDPIETTIAYAGAPLFGGHAIRLPARRGAILPIAWRPAPGVVIHYLTAEVIELSADETSIRIETDPPAFTAELTLAGYRCDAPIIEPLGDGRLRVRSTEGTLRILRN, translated from the coding sequence ATGCAACGATTTCGAGTCGCAAACGGATTGTTCTGGCTGAACGACGAACCACTGTTCTTGCAGGCAGGCGAGTTGCACTACTTCCGCACACCGCCGGAGGCCTGGGCGCACCGGCTGGGCTTACTGCTTGCAGCCGGCTTCAACGCCGTCGCGACGTACATCCCCTGGCTGTGGCACGAGCCGGAGGAGGGCATGTTCGACTTCGACGGCGCCACCCATCCGCAGCGCGACCTGGCCGGCTTCCTCGATCTAGCCGCGCGTATGGGCCTCTACATCATCGCCCGTCCCGGCCCTTACATCATGGCCGAGACCATCAACGAAGGCATTCCGCCTTGGGTGTTCGCGCGTTACCCGCAGGTCATGCTGACCGACCAACACGGTCAGACGCACGCCATCGCCAGTTACCTACATCCCGACTTCCGCGCTTGCGCCGAGCAGTGGTATCGCGCCGTGTTCGGCGTGCTCGCGCCGCGGCAAATCACGCGCGGTGGCCGAATCGTGCTGGTGCAACTCGACAACGAGATGGGCATGTTGCACTGGGTCAAGAACCTGAAAGACATCAACCCGGACACGCTCGATCGCTTCGCTGCTCACCTGCGCACGACCTACGGCGAACGCCTCGCCGCGCGCTACCCAACGCACGACCTGACCGGCTTCCTGCGAACGCAGCTCACACAGCCCACCCCACCCTACGCCGCGCGCGTGATGGACGACTACCGGCGTTTCCATCGCAACTACCTACGCGACTATGCCGTCTCCTTGCGCGACGTGGCAACGGCGTGCGGCCTAGAAGTCCCGCCGGTCATCAACATTCATGGCTTCGGCAACTGTGGCAAGACTTTCCCCATCGGCCTATCGCAACTGGCCGAGGCGATGCGCATCGAGGGCATGCTCAGCGCCACCGATGTATATCCGCTCCACATCGGCGAGGACAACATCCATCACATCCTGCTGGTGAACGCGATGACCGTAGCGTTGCAGAATCCAGATCAGCCGCTGTTCTCGATCGAGTTTCAGGCTGGCGGCAATCAGGATTTCGGCGGCGCGCAGGCCTCGTTCTACGACCTGCACAGCCGGCTGAGCATCGCCTGCGGCATGCGTGCCACCAATCATTACCTCTTCTTCGACGGCGAAAACCCGCCGGAGATCAGCCCAACTCGGCGGCACGACTGGGGGCATCCCGTCCGCAAAGACGGCACAACCCGCCGGCACTACGCGCGATACCCGCGCCTCTCGCGCACGCTGGCCGCCTATGGCCAGGCGCTGGTTCGCAGCCGGCCGCGCACCGTGACGACGGTCGGCTTTTCGCTCGATCACTTCATGACCGAGGTGAACAACACCCTCACTCAGCCGGAGACGGATGCGCTCACCCACCAACGCGAAGTCATTCTGTTCGATTTCATCGCCCGCGGTTTAGCGCTCACCCATCGCCCGTTCGACGCGATCGAGCTAAGCCGCGCAGAACTTGACCCTTCGCGCATGCCTACGCTGTGGGCGATGATCGAGCGGCGCTGCGACGCCAACGTGCAAGAGGCGCTGTTGGACTACGTCCGGCGCGGCGGACGCTTGATCCTGGTCGGGCGGATGTGCGTCGAGACGAACGACGGCCAACCCTGCACGCAGCTAAAGGACGCACTGGGGATCACCGAGATCAAGGGTGGCGAGCCGTTTCGACCCGGCGTCATTTGCGCGTTCGATTACGCGGACGTGCCGGCATCGTTCATCGAGACCTACACAGGTGCGTTCGATGAGGTCTTCGCGACCCATGAAGGCAACACGACCGGCTTCGTCCAATCGCTTGGCGAGGGCCGAGTGATGATGCTCGGCGCGGCGCTGGCCGCCAACACGCTCGACGACTTAGACATCGTTCATCGCATGGCCAACCGAATGGGCTGCGCGCCACTCTTCACGCTGAGCGATTGGGCCGACGTGCATTTGTCTGAGAGCGCAGACGGCGCGTTTTTGTTTGTCCAGAACTACCAGGACGACCCGATCGAGACGACGATCGCCTATGCCGGCGCGCCGCTATTCGGCGGCCATGCGATTCGACTGCCGGCCCGCCGCGGTGCGATCCTGCCCATCGCATGGCGTCCGGCACCCGGCGTTGTCATTCATTACTTGACCGCCGAGGTGATCGAGCTGAGCGCGGACGAAACAAGCATTCGCATCGAGACCGACCCACCGGCGTTTACCGCCGAATTAACGCTGGCAGGTTATCGGTGCGACGCGCCGATCATCGAACCACTCGGCGATGGCCGGCTGCGGGTGCGCAGCACAGAAGGCACGTTGCGCATCTTGCGCAACTGA